The Methanothrix soehngenii GP6 genome has a window encoding:
- a CDS encoding cyanobactin maturation protease PatG family protein has product MEEKEAKDKLAGLPVNQTPCQESQENKATSQEVGKRSCGCGEGAKSKATQYVYSLGRIEPHFPNMSAEREFAQAMGRAETAGMTDSQAFYSVLSKKENRYLVRDLCWTLAIEGMATYILLPKDPLDFDRLVESVKPQQDKADIDVVVGSKGPVALPEMCSGLQVPLVGFDQLFSFDRDAFIKSIPRPESIPEKQEGKFRAAANELFDRILQMADNTGANDEHRALNYLAVRYPAIYAKAAEEFEHNFSLTGVEARPSRLSGARKIVSVIFSYTNRETDVTEKYFVRVDVSEEFPFLVTKMASYYDR; this is encoded by the coding sequence ATGGAAGAAAAAGAAGCAAAAGATAAGCTGGCAGGCCTGCCTGTGAACCAGACACCTTGCCAGGAGAGCCAGGAAAACAAAGCCACCTCTCAGGAGGTTGGAAAGCGTAGCTGTGGATGCGGAGAAGGTGCGAAATCCAAAGCGACTCAATATGTTTATTCTCTGGGACGCATCGAGCCGCACTTCCCGAACATGTCTGCTGAGCGGGAGTTTGCTCAGGCTATGGGAAGAGCAGAGACCGCAGGAATGACAGATTCACAAGCATTCTACTCTGTTCTGTCAAAAAAGGAAAACCGGTATCTGGTACGTGATCTGTGTTGGACGCTGGCCATAGAGGGCATGGCCACCTATATCCTGTTGCCGAAGGATCCATTGGATTTTGATCGTCTGGTGGAATCCGTTAAGCCTCAACAGGATAAAGCGGACATAGATGTCGTGGTCGGCTCAAAGGGACCAGTTGCTCTTCCTGAAATGTGCAGCGGGCTGCAAGTCCCGTTGGTCGGATTCGATCAGCTCTTCTCATTCGACAGAGATGCCTTCATCAAATCTATTCCGAGGCCTGAGTCGATTCCCGAAAAGCAGGAGGGGAAGTTCAGAGCTGCCGCCAATGAGCTGTTCGACAGGATCCTGCAAATGGCGGACAATACTGGAGCCAATGACGAGCACAGGGCGCTGAATTACCTGGCCGTTCGATATCCTGCAATCTATGCCAAGGCGGCAGAGGAGTTCGAGCACAACTTCTCCCTGACAGGGGTAGAAGCCAGGCCATCAAGGCTAAGCGGTGCGCGAAAAATTGTCTCTGTGATCTTCTCCTACACTAACAGGGAAACCGATGTCACTGAGAAGTACTTTGTCCGCGTGGATGTGAGCGAAGAGTTTCCATTCCTGGTCACCAAGATGGCGTCGTACTACGACAGGTGA
- a CDS encoding right-handed parallel beta-helix repeat-containing protein: MTKKIGLFLGLFAMIGLAISTGVSEFKVDSMTFRLASDYVNISSNADLMKFKGSGTADDPYIIDGLNLNNHIGNGIVIRNTDAYILIKNCTMANLTGNYYGLYDVNGINIDDAKNVRVENCRLSGSGSSLSVSSAENIQITNYRGKNIMFNGVKNGLIENCNSEHILVQEKIELMPSPRVTTDFMPETSVPSQNCLIKDCKSAYEIVLLSPKNCIVENCYVKDGWLMAFTPINTSFTNSTVVNATMEMDFSSNTTLENMTLVDLKGINLGGFSPESYSPVVKNSTANGEKIYYYHDQKGLHLENLTAGYIWLVDCPETRIEGVEAGGIFAINSNSSTIEGSKANQIILAFSKDVLITNNTLRGSSAREAIKLDTGTSNITLYHNIITKSERYFGENLFASGIDASQSDGNNTFENNIITDSGYGIQAGGNNTFTGNTIANNIVSIKVSGNNNRVTQNNFIYNGVDAEQSSYMNISFANNIWDGNFWATYKGVEKDKTGLGSTPYVENIPFPRPGEPSPQVQEPVIDKVPSIVPISKT; this comes from the coding sequence TTGACTAAGAAAATAGGATTATTTCTAGGCTTATTCGCCATGATTGGACTGGCTATTAGCACAGGAGTCTCAGAATTCAAAGTTGATTCGATGACCTTCCGCCTGGCTAGCGATTACGTAAACATCTCTAGCAATGCTGACCTCATGAAGTTCAAAGGAAGCGGCACGGCCGATGACCCTTATATTATCGATGGCTTGAATCTGAACAACCATATTGGAAACGGAATAGTGATAAGAAATACAGATGCCTACATCTTGATAAAGAACTGCACAATGGCTAACTTAACAGGAAATTATTATGGCCTATATGATGTAAACGGAATAAATATTGATGATGCCAAGAACGTTCGCGTAGAGAATTGCAGGCTGTCAGGCAGCGGAAGCAGTCTTAGCGTTAGCAGTGCTGAAAATATTCAGATCACGAACTATAGGGGCAAGAACATAATGTTTAATGGCGTCAAAAATGGCTTGATCGAGAACTGCAACTCCGAGCATATTCTTGTTCAAGAAAAGATAGAGCTCATGCCGTCCCCTAGGGTAACAACGGATTTTATGCCTGAGACCAGTGTTCCTTCCCAGAACTGCTTGATAAAGGATTGTAAATCGGCATATGAGATCGTATTATTAAGCCCCAAGAACTGTATTGTGGAGAACTGCTATGTTAAAGACGGATGGCTTATGGCTTTCACCCCTATCAATACCTCATTCACTAATAGCACTGTAGTAAATGCCACAATGGAGATGGATTTCTCTTCAAATACAACCCTTGAGAATATGACTTTAGTTGACCTTAAGGGCATAAACCTCGGGGGATTCAGCCCAGAGAGCTATTCGCCGGTGGTGAAGAACAGCACAGCAAATGGTGAAAAGATCTACTACTATCATGATCAGAAAGGGTTGCACTTGGAAAACCTGACTGCAGGGTATATATGGCTGGTTGACTGCCCAGAAACCAGGATCGAAGGGGTTGAAGCTGGGGGCATTTTTGCGATCAACTCAAACAGTAGCACTATAGAGGGATCAAAGGCTAATCAGATTATTCTTGCCTTCTCAAAGGATGTACTGATTACCAACAACACTTTGAGAGGTTCAAGCGCCAGGGAAGCAATAAAGCTAGATACGGGCACAAGTAACATCACTCTATACCATAACATTATAACCAAGAGCGAACGGTATTTCGGCGAAAACTTATTTGCTTCGGGTATTGATGCCTCGCAATCCGATGGTAACAACACATTCGAGAACAATATAATCACGGATTCAGGATACGGCATACAGGCTGGAGGCAACAACACTTTCACGGGAAATACGATAGCAAACAACATCGTCAGCATCAAAGTCTCCGGCAACAACAACAGGGTCACCCAGAATAACTTCATCTACAACGGCGTCGATGCCGAACAGAGCAGCTATATGAACATCAGCTTTGCCAACAATATCTGGGACGGAAATTTCTGGGCTACTTACAAGGGCGTTGAAAAGGATAAAACTGGATTAGGAAGTACGCCCTATGTAGAGAACATACCCTTCCCGAGGCCGGGCGAGCCTTCGCCTCAAGTGCAGGAGCCGGTAATAGATAAAGTTCCAAGTATAGTGCCGATAAGCAAAACTTAG
- a CDS encoding helix-turn-helix domain-containing protein, with product MSDLLSDKALSSKALKVPALSKRTTIIRNLSSRRMTVTELSRTSGLPKSTIYDNLSVLVKAGLVVKEDKINQWVYYELTKKGHRLAEAIKASN from the coding sequence ATGAGCGATCTACTATCCGATAAAGCTCTTAGTAGCAAAGCACTCAAGGTCCCGGCCTTAAGTAAGAGAACTACTATTATCAGGAATCTTTCTTCGAGGCGTATGACTGTGACTGAGCTATCTAGAACCTCTGGCCTTCCAAAATCGACGATCTATGACAATTTGAGCGTATTGGTTAAGGCCGGATTGGTCGTGAAAGAGGACAAAATAAATCAATGGGTATATTATGAGCTGACAAAGAAAGGGCACAGATTGGCCGAAGCCATAAAGGCATCGAACTAA
- a CDS encoding DUF1670 domain-containing protein has product MTGVSAGTIGKNIKAYQTEQGVILPYWGTIRDIGPSMTQVIIAKFLRGIPAPHIARTTQHTEGTCDRYIKAFKKVRMLNGKMKPLEIARILEMSERLVKEYIVLIDEQRAIEEEGNHVS; this is encoded by the coding sequence TTGACCGGTGTCAGCGCCGGAACGATAGGCAAGAACATCAAAGCATATCAGACGGAGCAGGGGGTTATCCTGCCATATTGGGGAACCATACGTGATATTGGACCTTCAATGACACAGGTGATTATCGCCAAGTTTCTCCGGGGTATCCCTGCACCGCATATTGCCAGAACGACACAGCATACAGAGGGGACATGTGATCGATATATCAAGGCCTTTAAGAAAGTCAGAATGTTGAATGGCAAGATGAAACCACTGGAAATTGCTCGAATACTTGAGATGAGCGAACGATTGGTGAAGGAGTATATTGTACTAATCGACGAGCAAAGAGCTATTGAAGAGGAGGGTAATCATGTTAGCTGA
- a CDS encoding DUF1670 domain-containing protein: MVVPTRDEIQDIGPTVSHKMNIIKLFLKGYEHTEIEQRTRHTGESIKRYISGFS, from the coding sequence ATGGTCGTTCCCACTCGTGACGAGATACAGGACATCGGACCAACTGTCTCCCATAAAATGAATATCATCAAACTCTTCCTAAAAGGATACGAACACACTGAGATCGAACAGAGAACTCGTCATACCGGTGAGTCCATCAAACGATACATCAGCGGCTTCTCATAG
- a CDS encoding ABC transporter ATP-binding protein: MAMLDIIDLKAHFSSPDGLVKAVNSVDLQIKDNERLGLIGETGCGKTVLGMSIIRLLPSSAGVEGQIIYNGQDLLHLTEEEMRQLRGREIAMILQNPTTSLNPVLKVGDQIAEVISLHKGLGKKEAKARAVQMLEAAMIPEAERRADQYPHELSGGMKERVMIAMGLASHPSFVIADEPTKGLDARTKAEIVNLIRDMTTGRSMLMITHDLAAAGEICDRIAVMYAGEILEEASAETILNDPQHPYTQGFIRSLPSRGLHPISGSSPSLIDPPSGCRFHPRCPYAMEVCKSEHPQMMRLENGHSSRCFLCG, translated from the coding sequence ATGGCTATGCTCGACATAATTGATCTTAAGGCCCATTTCTCCTCCCCAGACGGCCTGGTCAAAGCAGTGAATTCAGTGGACCTGCAAATAAAAGACAACGAGCGATTGGGGCTGATCGGCGAGACCGGCTGCGGCAAGACTGTGCTTGGCATGTCCATCATCCGCCTGCTGCCCTCCTCGGCCGGGGTGGAAGGCCAGATAATCTACAATGGACAGGACCTCCTCCATCTGACAGAGGAGGAGATGAGGCAGTTGCGAGGTAGGGAGATCGCCATGATCCTGCAGAATCCCACCACCTCCCTCAATCCCGTCTTAAAGGTGGGAGACCAGATCGCTGAGGTGATCAGTCTGCACAAAGGCCTGGGCAAAAAGGAGGCAAAAGCCAGAGCGGTGCAGATGCTGGAAGCAGCCATGATTCCCGAGGCGGAGAGGAGGGCGGACCAGTATCCCCATGAGCTCTCCGGAGGGATGAAGGAGAGGGTGATGATCGCCATGGGCCTGGCCAGTCATCCCTCTTTTGTCATCGCCGATGAACCCACCAAGGGGCTTGATGCCCGCACCAAAGCGGAGATCGTCAACCTGATAAGGGACATGACCACCGGGCGATCGATGCTCATGATCACACACGATCTTGCCGCTGCTGGTGAGATATGCGACCGGATTGCAGTCATGTATGCAGGTGAGATTTTGGAGGAGGCTTCGGCAGAGACCATATTGAACGATCCCCAGCACCCCTATACCCAGGGATTCATACGCTCGCTGCCAAGCCGGGGATTGCATCCCATATCCGGATCCAGCCCATCCCTCATAGATCCTCCTTCTGGCTGCAGATTCCATCCCCGTTGCCCCTATGCGATGGAGGTCTGCAAGAGCGAGCATCCCCAGATGATGCGGCTGGAGAACGGGCATTCATCGAGGTGTTTCTTATGCGGCTGA
- a CDS encoding ATP-binding cassette domain-containing protein — translation MRLIEVRDLRKHYSSGLISKQCSRAVDSVSFHIDQGETLGLVGESGCGKTTVGRLLLRLIEPTSGSIIFDSRDITRLNRKEMRKLRPRMQMIFQDPESSLNPRMRIGESIAEPFRLKLHGKMTKIEIRDRVLELVDVVGLNPEHINRFPHQLSGGQNQRVVLARILAINPEFIVADEPTASLDVSVQAQILRLMMDLKRKFCLTMLFISHDMEVVRHMSDRIAVMKEGRITDVVQQTRYSRASDATGERICDRIKGIDPEPLRATI, via the coding sequence ATGCGGCTGATAGAGGTTCGAGATCTGAGAAAGCATTATTCCTCTGGATTGATAAGCAAGCAATGCTCCAGAGCGGTAGATAGCGTTTCATTTCATATCGATCAGGGCGAGACCCTTGGCCTGGTGGGAGAGAGCGGCTGCGGCAAGACCACCGTAGGACGGCTGCTACTGCGGCTCATCGAGCCCACATCCGGCAGCATAATCTTTGATAGTAGGGACATAACCAGGCTGAATAGGAAAGAGATGAGAAAGCTCCGCCCCAGGATGCAGATGATCTTTCAAGATCCCGAGTCATCTCTCAATCCCAGGATGCGCATCGGAGAGAGCATAGCTGAGCCCTTCCGGCTAAAGCTGCATGGAAAGATGACCAAAATTGAGATCAGAGATCGGGTTTTAGAGCTTGTAGATGTCGTGGGGCTGAATCCAGAGCATATCAACCGCTTTCCTCATCAGCTCAGCGGCGGGCAGAACCAGAGAGTAGTCCTGGCCAGAATCCTGGCGATAAATCCGGAGTTCATCGTCGCAGATGAGCCAACCGCCTCGCTGGATGTCTCTGTTCAGGCCCAGATATTGAGGCTTATGATGGATCTGAAAAGAAAGTTCTGCCTGACAATGCTCTTCATTTCCCATGATATGGAGGTGGTAAGACATATGAGCGATCGCATTGCCGTTATGAAAGAGGGAAGGATAACGGATGTTGTGCAGCAGACGAGATACAGCAGGGCATCAGATGCCACAGGAGAGAGAATTTGTGACCGCATCAAAGGTATCGACCCAGAGCCACTGAGAGCAACAATATGA
- a CDS encoding COG1361 family protein, producing the protein MIRAFLILILAVSTAQATVWGQGVSGELHWKEQLTLEDYTLTLADFSLEEKLMVLVELQEDERPIARRALHAGEWFVINDSLRISALKIVEGADKDEPYAIVRMQLPSAPEISLILSFDNDIYRGGEDIKMLLSVENRGAVDAEDLKITVDSSPPIFSRRFNISSLLAGSAWDDKKKTAQTDPIRIDLVAPYMLEAGDLQVRVHAQYTDPDGNSHQSWGGGKAHISGPLRLYKRVEETQELSESYYVINSLSNYGNRTFSVDLSDSTGKEFHSNETLQWKIVLEPGQTKTVSYCIKPIEPAMGISLPDAVASFRMGKRIYTIHSNRPVIDVTGPLIDAKRSISPKRVKAGEEVMISLELENRGNRKAVLTMAEMVPQGAELISGELNESFMLSPGEKAARKIRLRVMDPDGISIPSSMVRYRDVRGNDYSTRTSALRVTVEEEEVSSPSDPSRNDTGGSGMSKVSDLGDGQADYPSPDRENRDDERLIPGSIDHRVVESGSGLGHRLSILLILIILLLSVALGRYL; encoded by the coding sequence ATGATCAGAGCCTTTTTGATCCTGATCTTGGCGGTCTCCACCGCTCAGGCAACAGTCTGGGGCCAGGGGGTCTCAGGCGAGCTTCACTGGAAAGAGCAATTGACATTGGAGGACTACACCCTGACCCTGGCCGACTTCTCCCTGGAGGAGAAGCTCATGGTCTTGGTGGAGCTGCAGGAGGATGAACGCCCCATTGCTCGCCGGGCTCTTCATGCTGGCGAGTGGTTCGTCATAAACGATTCCTTGAGGATCAGCGCCCTGAAGATCGTAGAGGGAGCGGACAAGGATGAGCCTTATGCCATTGTGAGAATGCAGCTTCCCAGCGCCCCGGAGATATCTCTGATTTTAAGCTTCGATAACGATATCTACCGGGGCGGGGAGGACATCAAAATGCTACTGTCCGTGGAGAATCGAGGCGCCGTTGATGCAGAAGACCTGAAGATAACCGTCGATTCCAGTCCGCCGATATTCAGCAGGAGGTTCAACATATCAAGCCTTTTGGCGGGATCCGCCTGGGATGATAAGAAAAAGACGGCCCAAACCGATCCCATCAGGATCGATCTGGTGGCTCCATATATGCTCGAAGCGGGCGATCTGCAGGTCAGGGTGCATGCTCAATACACTGATCCGGATGGAAATTCCCATCAGTCATGGGGCGGCGGCAAAGCGCATATATCCGGCCCTCTCCGGCTTTACAAGAGGGTTGAAGAGACACAGGAGTTATCTGAAAGCTACTATGTGATCAATTCCCTCAGCAACTATGGAAACAGGACATTTTCCGTGGATCTGTCCGACTCCACGGGAAAGGAATTTCACAGCAATGAAACCCTCCAGTGGAAGATCGTTCTCGAGCCGGGTCAGACGAAGACGGTCAGCTATTGTATCAAGCCCATAGAGCCAGCCATGGGCATCTCTCTTCCTGATGCCGTAGCCTCGTTCCGCATGGGGAAGAGGATTTACACCATCCATTCCAACAGGCCGGTGATAGATGTTACCGGACCCTTGATCGATGCCAAGAGAAGCATCAGCCCCAAGAGGGTAAAGGCAGGCGAAGAGGTGATGATATCTTTGGAGCTGGAGAATCGAGGCAACAGAAAAGCGGTGCTGACGATGGCGGAGATGGTTCCCCAGGGAGCAGAGCTGATCTCGGGAGAGCTGAATGAATCCTTCATGCTCTCCCCAGGCGAGAAGGCCGCCCGGAAGATTCGGCTGCGGGTGATGGATCCGGATGGAATCAGCATTCCCTCCTCCATGGTGAGATATCGGGATGTGCGGGGGAATGATTATAGCACCAGAACTTCTGCCCTCCGGGTTACGGTGGAGGAAGAGGAGGTGAGCAGCCCGTCCGATCCTTCCCGGAATGATACCGGCGGAAGTGGAATGTCCAAAGTGAGCGATCTGGGAGATGGCCAGGCAGATTATCCATCGCCTGATCGCGAGAACCGGGATGATGAACGGCTAATTCCAGGGAGCATTGATCATCGAGTGGTTGAGAGCGGATCCGGCCTGGGGCATAGGTTATCGATTTTATTGATACTGATCATATTGTTGCTCTCAGTGGCTCTGGGTCGATACCTTTGA